The proteins below are encoded in one region of Ascochyta rabiei chromosome 9, complete sequence:
- a CDS encoding Vesicle trafficking between the ER and Golgi has product MAVTLRDKQIASIKRILNLNAPITDVDAPNDANEVPETAAGGAIWKVLVFDDMGRDVISSVLRVNDLRASGVTIHLNIGTTRHMIPDVPVIYLVEPTAQNLQTITSDLSRGLYSPAYLNFLSSIPRPLLEDFGAQVVQTNTAEHLAQVYDQYLNFVVSEPDLFHLNMKGAYHTLNSGQTSDQELDSVVDRIVSGLFSVVVTMGVVPIIRCPKGGAAEDICAKLDRKLRDHILNSKTNLFSDHKSSAVTSRPVMVIVDRNVDLVPMFSHSWIYQSLVYDVLDFHLNKISISIPVDKDHPEKGVKKQSHDLTASDYFWARNASLPFPNVAEDVTNEWNKYQQDADNVTKKTGASSLDDLNGESNQFAAHLKGAMALLPELRDRKTTIEMHMNILEAVMEGIKTRKMDFYFQLEEELSKQSKAQILEVIKDNDKGNEPLDKLRLFLQWYLTTETELSRGDFDSFTQALEAAGADTTPVKYVKSVRQLTRMTMITSAPTQPAQSTSHLFGGFSSLSSRVTDRFKEAGLGANFEGVLSGIKNFLPTNSDLTLTKITESLMDPQNASSSAISKTESYLYFDPRSANARGTLPPASASRNQQNTVGRGIEATFGQRRQGFSEAIVFTVGGGSMDEYGNLQEWAKRTSASAQGPGQKRRIVYGSTALYSATEFVTKDLAKLGQESS; this is encoded by the exons ATGGCCGTAACACTGCGGGACAAGCAGATAG CCAGCATCAAGCGCATCCTCAACCTCAACGCGCCCATCACCGATGTCGATGCCCCCAACGACGCGAACGAAGTGCCCGAGACAGCTGCAGGCGGCGCAATATGGAAGGTCTTGGTCTTCGATGACATGGGGAGGGACGTTATAAGCTCAGTCCTGAGAGTGAACGATCTGAGGGCGTCTGGG GTCACAATACACCTGAACATTGGAACAACGCGCCACATGATCCCTGAT GTCCCAGTCATATACCTGGTCGAGCCAACGGCACAGAACCTCCAAACCATCACCTCCGACCTCTCCCGTGGCCTCTACAGTCCTGCCTACCTCAACTTTCTCTCCAGCATACCACGACCCCTCCTCGAAGATTTTGGCGCCCAAGTCGTGCAGACGAACACTGCAGAGCACCTGGCGCAAGTGTACGATCAGTATCTAAACTTTGTGGTGTCAGAGCCGGATCTGTTCCACCTGAACATGAAAGGCGCATACCACACCTTGAACAGCGGGCAGACGTCTGATCAGGAGCTTGACAGTGTCGTGGACCGCATCGTATCAGGCCTCTTCTCAGTCGTCGTCACTATGGGCGTCGTCCCCATCATTCGTTGTCCCAAAGGAGGCGCAGCAGAGGATATCTGCGCAAAACTCGACCGAAAGCTGCGAGATCACATCCTAAACTCCAAGACGAACCTCTTCTCAGATCACAAGTCCTCGGCTGTGACATCACGGCCTGTCATGGTCATTG TCGACCGAAACGTAGATCTGGTGCCCATGTTCAGCCACTCATGGATT TACCAAAGCTTGGTTTACGACGTCCTCGACTTCCACCTCAACAAGATCAGCATCTCGATTCCTGTTGACAAGGACCACCCCGAGAAAGGCGTCAAGAAGCAGTCTCACGACTTGACGGCCTCTGACTACTTCTGGGCGAGAAATGCGTCTCTACCCTTTCCAAACGTTGCTGAGGACGTGACGAACGAGTGGAATAAATACCAGCAAGATGCAGACAACGTGACGAAAAAGACAGGCGCGTCATCCCTCGACGATCTGAACGGAGAATCAAATCAATTTGCCGCGCACTTGAAGGGCGCTATGGCTCTACTCCCAGAGCTACGGGACAGGAAGACCACCATCGAGATGCACATGAACATCCTGGAGGCTGTCATGGAAGGCATCAAGACTCGCAAGATGGACTTTTACTTCCAACTCGAGGAAGAGCTATCGAAGCAGTCGAAAGCGCAGATTCTGGAAGTCATCAAAGACAACGACAAAGGTAACGAGCCTCTGGACAAGTTGCGACTCTTCCTCCAATGGTATTTGACCACCGAAACCGAGCTCTCCCGCGGCGACTTCGACTCTTTCACGCAGGCTCTCGAAGCCGCCGGCGCAGACACCACACCCGTCAAGTACGTCAAATCTGTGCGACAACTCACACGCATGACGATGATCACATCCGCACCTACGCAACCCGCGCAAAGCACCTCGCATCTCTTTGGCGGCTTCTCCAGTCTCTCTTCTCGCGTGACAGACCGCTTCAAGGAGGCCGGCTTGGGCGCAAACTTCGAAGGCGTATTATCGGGCATCAAAAACTTCCTCCCGACCAACTCAGACCTCACACTCACCAAGATCACCGAATCGCTCATGGACCCCCAAAACGCCTCGTCTTCTGCAATCTCCAAGACCGAATCGTATCTCTACTTCGATCCTCGCTCTGCGAACGCGCGCGGCACGCTTCCCCCCGCAAGCGCAAGCCGCAACCAACAGAACACAGTCGGTCGCGGTATCGAAGCCACGTTCGGGCAAAGGAGGCAAGGCTTCAGCGAAGCCATTGTCTTCACCGTGGGCGGCGGCAGCATGGACGAGTATGGCAACCTGCAGGAGTGGGCTAAGCGGACAAGTGCCAGCGCGCAAGGCCCGGGCCAGAAGAGGAGGATTGTATACGGCAGTACCGCGTTATACAGCGCGACCGAGTTTGTCACCAAAGACCTGGCGAAGCTGGGACAGGAGAGCTCGTAG